In Nothobranchius furzeri strain GRZ-AD chromosome 18, NfurGRZ-RIMD1, whole genome shotgun sequence, a single genomic region encodes these proteins:
- the pccb gene encoding propionyl-CoA carboxylase beta chain, mitochondrial, translating to MAAFGLARNSCGLINGLRVSYRSLVQVKYGAKSACLLQTNIQSDCRWYSVSHLSVKERIEKKRKAAQMGGGQKRIDAQHQRGKLTARERVELLLDPESFVETDMFVEHRCSDFGMEQDANKFPGDSVVTGRGRINGRLVYVFSQDFTVFGGSLSGAHAQKICKIMDQALTVGAPVIGLNDSGGARIQEGVESLAGYADIFLRNVLASGVIPQISLIMGPCAGGAVYSPALTDFTFMVKDTSYLFITGPDVVKSVTNEDVTQEELGGAKTHTAVSGVAHRAFENDVEALLYLRDFFNFLPLSNQDPAPIRECQDPSDRLVKSLDTVVPFESTKAYDMLDIIHAIVDEGDFFEIMPTYAKNIVVGFARMNGRTVGIVGNQPKVASGCLDINSSVKGARFVRFCDAFNIPIITFVDVPGFLPGTAQEYGGIIRHGAKLLFAFAEATVPKITIITRKAYGGAYDVMSSKHLRGDMNYAWPTAEVAVMGAKGAVQIIFRGKENQAEAEAEYVEKFANPFPAAVRGFVDDIIEPATTRKRICRDLEVLASKKQVNPWKKHANIPL from the exons ATGGCGGCCTTCGGTCTAGCCCGTAACAGTTGTGGACTGATAAATGGTCTAAGGGTGTCCTACAGGTCTTTGGTGCAAGTCAAATATGGCGCAAAATCAGCGTGTTTGCTGCAGACGAACATCCAAAGTGACTGTCGCTGGTACTCGGTCAGCCATTTGTCCGTTAAGGAGAGAATTGAGAAGAAACGGAAGGCAGCGCAAATGGGGGGAGGTCAGAAGAGAATAGATGCACAGCACCAAAGG GGTAAGCTGACAGCCAGGGAGCGAGTAGAACTCCTGCTGGACCCTGAGTCTTTTGTGGAGACAGACATGTTTGTGGAGCACCGATGCTCTGACTTTGGAATGGAGCAGGATGCTAACAAG TTCCCTGGGGACAGCGTTGTAACGGGCCGAGGCAGGATCAACGGCAGGCTGGTTTACGTGTTCAGTCAG GACTTCACGGTGTTTGGTGGCAGCTTGTCTGGAGCTCATGCTCAGAAGATCTGTAAG ATCATGGATCAAGCCTTGACCGTTGGGGCTCCCGTTATCGGACTGAATGACTCTGGAGGAGCTCGGATCCAGGAGGGGGTGGAATCCCTGGCTGGATATGCGGATATATTTTTG AGGAATGTGTTGGCTTCAGGAGTCATCCCTCAGATCTCCCTCATCATGGGTCCTTGTGCGGGTGGGGCCGTCTACTCCCCTGCCCTGACGGATTTCACCTTTATGGTTAAA GACACATCTTACCTGTTCATCACAGGACCAGATGTAGTGAAGTCTGTCACCAATGAAGATGTGACTCAAGAAGAGCTCGGTGGCGCTAAAACTCACACCGCGGTGTCCG GTGTGGCTCATCGCGCTTTTGAGAATGATGTCGAGGCCTTGCTCTACCTGCGAGACTTCTTCAACTTCCTTCCGCTTAGCAACCAGGACCCCGCCCCCATCAGGGAGTGCCAGGACCCCAG TGATCGTTTGGTGAAGTCGTTGGACACAGTCGTCCCTTTTGAGTCAACGAAAGCCTACGACATGTTGGACATCATTCACGCt ATAGTGGACGAGGGGGACTTCTTTGAGATCATGCCGACCTACGCTAAAAACATTGTGGTTGGATTTGCCAGAATGAATGGGCGCACAGTGGGCATTGTGGGTAATCAGCCTAAAGTCGCCTCTG GTTGTTTGGACATCAACTCGTCAGTAAAAGGAGCTCGTTTTGTTCGCTTCTGTGATGCCTTCAACATTCCCATCATCACCTTCGTGGACGTTCCAGGATTCTTGCCAG GCACCGCCCAGGAGTACGGGGGAATCATCCGACACGGAGCCAAACTCCTGTTTGCTTTTGCAGAAGCTACCGTACCAAAAATAACCATCATCACCAGAAAG GCTTACGGGGGAGCCTATGATGTCATGAGCTCTAAACACCTGAGAGGTGACATGAACTACGCCTGGCCGACAGCTGAAGTTGCAGTCATGGGAGCGAAA GGCGCTGTTCAGATCATCTTCAGAGGAAAGGAGAACCAAGCTGAGGCAGAGGCTGAATATGTGGAAAAGTTTGCCAACCCCTTCCCGGCTGCTGTCCGAG GTTTTGTCGATGACATCATCGAGCCGGCGACAACCCGAAAAAGGATTTGCAGGGATCTGGAGGTGCTGGCCAGCAAGAAGCAGGTGAATCCGTGGAAGAAGCACGCCAACATTCCCCTGTGA
- the LOC107392066 gene encoding tumor necrosis factor ligand superfamily member 10 isoform X1: MLPSRNRIFHLTCPAHWLGLFLTPRPDTNPSGMAISVSLQCLGLIMLAAVLLQTVAVAVSFMYFNKVLNTMQENFSRSSVSCLINAKLESEVEDSPAEDRKSDPCWQVTQQLHRHIEKKIADRFQREISTAMRNKLTGVLPILVRGVPLPKVAAHVTGVALSTKDPAAESSWNSRGYFGERILSWEGQRGLSFLQNMELKGGELLVPKAGLYYIYAQTYFRLPSMGETEEDGSEDEGAELVQYIYKKMSSYTGPILLMKSSRSVCWPRGQEPGLFSLHQAGTAFLQPADRLFVTVSNASTTEMDGRASYFGAFLVG; encoded by the exons ATGCTTCCCAGCAGAAACAGAATCTTTCATCTGACTTGTCCTGCTCACTGGTTGGGATTATTTTTGACCCCTCGTCCGGACACAAACCCCTCTGGTATGGCCATTTCTGTTTCCCTCCAGTGCCTCGGTCTCATTATGCTCGCCGCTGTCCTCCTGCAGACCGTCGCGGTCGCCGTGAGTTTCATGTACTTCAACAAAGTCCTGAACACG ATGCAGGAAAACTTTTCCCGGAGCAGTGTGTCCTGTCTGATAAACGCAAAGCTGGAGTCGGAGGTCGAGGATTCACCAGCCGAGGACAGAAAAAGTGACCCGTGCTGGCAGGTCACACAGCAGCTGCACCGCCACATAGAGAAG AAGATTGCTGACAGATTCCAGAGGGAGATATCCACCGCTATGAGAA ATAAGCTGACAGGGGTGCTGCCAATCTTGGTCCGAGGGGTCCCACTTCCTAAAGTTGCGGCCCATGTGACCGGCGTGGCCTTGTCCACCAAGGAtccagcagcagaga GCTCGTGGAACAGCAGGGGGTACTTTGGGGAGCGTATCTTATCATGGGAGGGCCAGAGAGGTCTGTCCTTCCTGCAGAACATGGAGCTGAAAGGAGGTGAGTTGCTGGTGCCCAAAGCAGGCCTCTACTACATCTATGCCCAGACCTACTTCAGACTCCCTTCTATGGGGGAGACAGAGGAGGACGGGTCAGAAGACGAGGGAGCAGAACTGGTCCAGTACATATACAAAAAG ATGAGCTCCTACACGGGACCTATCTTGCTGATGAAATCATCCCGGAGTGTCTGCTGGCCCAGAGGTCAGGAGCCAGGCCTCTTCTCTCTGCATCAGGCCGGCACCGCCTTCCTTCAGCCTGCCGACCGCCTTTTTGTCACCGTTAGCAACGCTAGCACCACGGAGATGGACGGGAGGGCAAGCTACTTTGGGGCTTTCCTAGTGGGATAA
- the LOC107392066 gene encoding tumor necrosis factor ligand superfamily member 10 isoform X2: MLPSRNRIFHLTCPAHWLGLFLTPRPDTNPSGMAISVSLQCLGLIMLAAVLLQTVAVAVSFMYFNKVLNTMQENFSRSSVSCLINAKLESEVEDSPAEDRKSDPCWQVTQQLHRHIEKIADRFQREISTAMRNKLTGVLPILVRGVPLPKVAAHVTGVALSTKDPAAESSWNSRGYFGERILSWEGQRGLSFLQNMELKGGELLVPKAGLYYIYAQTYFRLPSMGETEEDGSEDEGAELVQYIYKKMSSYTGPILLMKSSRSVCWPRGQEPGLFSLHQAGTAFLQPADRLFVTVSNASTTEMDGRASYFGAFLVG; encoded by the exons ATGCTTCCCAGCAGAAACAGAATCTTTCATCTGACTTGTCCTGCTCACTGGTTGGGATTATTTTTGACCCCTCGTCCGGACACAAACCCCTCTGGTATGGCCATTTCTGTTTCCCTCCAGTGCCTCGGTCTCATTATGCTCGCCGCTGTCCTCCTGCAGACCGTCGCGGTCGCCGTGAGTTTCATGTACTTCAACAAAGTCCTGAACACG ATGCAGGAAAACTTTTCCCGGAGCAGTGTGTCCTGTCTGATAAACGCAAAGCTGGAGTCGGAGGTCGAGGATTCACCAGCCGAGGACAGAAAAAGTGACCCGTGCTGGCAGGTCACACAGCAGCTGCACCGCCACATAGAGAAG ATTGCTGACAGATTCCAGAGGGAGATATCCACCGCTATGAGAA ATAAGCTGACAGGGGTGCTGCCAATCTTGGTCCGAGGGGTCCCACTTCCTAAAGTTGCGGCCCATGTGACCGGCGTGGCCTTGTCCACCAAGGAtccagcagcagaga GCTCGTGGAACAGCAGGGGGTACTTTGGGGAGCGTATCTTATCATGGGAGGGCCAGAGAGGTCTGTCCTTCCTGCAGAACATGGAGCTGAAAGGAGGTGAGTTGCTGGTGCCCAAAGCAGGCCTCTACTACATCTATGCCCAGACCTACTTCAGACTCCCTTCTATGGGGGAGACAGAGGAGGACGGGTCAGAAGACGAGGGAGCAGAACTGGTCCAGTACATATACAAAAAG ATGAGCTCCTACACGGGACCTATCTTGCTGATGAAATCATCCCGGAGTGTCTGCTGGCCCAGAGGTCAGGAGCCAGGCCTCTTCTCTCTGCATCAGGCCGGCACCGCCTTCCTTCAGCCTGCCGACCGCCTTTTTGTCACCGTTAGCAACGCTAGCACCACGGAGATGGACGGGAGGGCAAGCTACTTTGGGGCTTTCCTAGTGGGATAA
- the msl2a gene encoding E3 ubiquitin-protein ligase MSL2a translates to MNPGNATALYVSASRAVLQCDPREPHTFAEMYRQLPFFRQSLACLVCGKLLQDPISPKHTECQHYVCLGCKGQKMQIRPACSRCKDYSCFQENKQLSILVQCYRKLCLYVTQSPLLQSISSHGSPEVMALLQEVLLSHQEEAMDTDNLSLTHEDVHVSPHESLTPTEAPPAPAELSAVPQSSSSDPPCFNGPQECNGDALEDLEPSSPELEVCELIEEQQQHSSLAMSDSTCGGLELSLTTGPLTPTIGTVCSLREGDSCNRDLDEGEVLLLSVEEVLQTLDHLQPGRDCLQSQPERTHTHSHIATNRAHTQMFLQLDAAHNYTQIQTGRTNTVASHGSYSQTSSFEPSTVYNPPPVRLNRKRSRSESDREKVNPLAIDSILQGSSVHSHTPAPSHTLHTKPPTLTVPAHTYSSLPNGAPPKPCRPAQNHNKGARKHVDQSPKKPHAKARSGGGSKAKDRSKDQQQIPGCLLATAPGRPPYKKPVEKKGCKCGRATQNPSVLTCRGQRCPCYSNRKACLDCICRGCQNSYMANGEKKLEAFAVPEKALEQTRLTLGINLTSITAAAALRSPASTSIRTKTLLNVATATGTPVTTAFLSPSPPQDPNYDDSLELLIG, encoded by the exons ATGAATCCCGGGAATGCAACCGCTTTGTATGTGTCTGCCAGCCGGGCAGTGCTGCAATGCGATCCGCGGGAACCTCACACTTTTGCCGAGATGTACAGGCAACTACCCTTCTTCCGACAGTCCCTCGCATGTCTTGTTTGTG gCAAGTTACTTCAGGATCCTATTTCCCCGAAACACACTGAGTGTCAACACTACGTCTGCTTGGGCTGTAAAGGTCAAAAGATGCAGATCAGGCCAGCGTGCAGCCGCTGTAAGGACTATTCCTGCTTCCAGGAGAACAAACAGCTCTCTATCCTCGTGCAGTGTTACAGGAAGCTCTGTCTCTATGTTACTCAGTCACCATTGCTCCAGTCAATCAGCAGCCACGGGTCTCCAGAAGTTATGGCTTTGCTCCAAGAGGTGCTGTTGTCCCACCAGGAGGAGGCGATGGACACTGACAACTTGAGCTTGACTCATGAGGATGTGCATGTGTCTCCTCATGAATCCCTTACCCCCACAGAGGCACCTCCTGCTCCTGCAGAGCTCTCAGCTGTTCCTCAGAGCTCCTCCTCAGATCCACCGTGTTTTAATGGACCCCAGGAATGCAACGGAGATGCGCTGGAGGATCTTGAACCTTCTTCCCCTGAGCTGGAAGTATGTGAACTTATAgaagagcagcagcagcattctAGCTTGGCTATGTCGGATTCTACTTGTGGTGGTTTAGAACTGAGTCTGACCACCGGGCCTTTAACCCCAACAATAGGCACCGTGTGCTCACTCAGGGAGGGGGACTCTTGCAACAGGGATCTGGACGAGGGAGAGGTGTTGCTCCTCAGTGTTGAGGAGGTGTTACAGACATTGGATCACCTTCAGCCAGGTCGAGACTGTCTTCAATCACAGCCTGAAAGGacacacacccactcacacaTAGCCACAAACAGAGCCCACACTCAAATGTTCCTACAGCTGGATGcagcacacaactacacacaaatTCAAACTGGGAGGACTAACACAGTGGCGAGCCACGGTTCTTATTCACAAACATCTTCCTTCGAGCCTTCAACTGTCTATAACCCACCACCAGTCCGCCTTAACCGGAAGCGTTCCCGTTCGGAGAGTGACAGGGAAAAAGTAAACCCCCTTGCTATTGACTCCATCCTGCAGGGCTCCTCAGTGCATTCACACACTCCAGCTCCCTCTCACACACTTCACACAAAACCACCCACACTAACTGTACCAGCCCACACATACTCGTCACTTCCAAATGGCGCACCTCCCAAGCCCTGTCGTCCTGCTCAGAACCACAATAAAGGTGCCAGAAAGCATGTGGATCAGAGTCCTAAGAAACCCCACGCCAAGGCACGCAGCGGTGGAGGCTCCAAGGCAAAGGACCGAAGCAAAGACCAGCAGCAAATTCCAGGCTGCCTGTTAGCTACAGCACCTGGCAGACCTCCATATAAGAAGCCGGTGGAAAAGAAGGGCTGTAAATGTGGCAGGGCGACTCAGAATCCATCGGTTCTGACCTGCAGGGGGCAGCgctgtccttgttactccaatCGCAAG GCATGCTTGGATTGCATCTGTCGAGGTTGCCAGAACTCCTACATGGCTAATGGTGAGAAGAAGCTGGAGGCCTTTGCCGTACCTGAGAAGGCCTTAGAACAGACACGACTCACTCTTGGCATCAACTTGACCAGCATCACAGCAGCTGCAGCGCTCCGCAGCCCGGCATCGACCAGCATCCGCACCAAGACCCTCCTCAATGTTGCCACAGCAACGGGAACTCCCGTGACCACCGCCTTCCTGTCCCCCAGCCCTCCACAAGATCCCAACTATGATGACAGCCTGGAGCTGCTGATTGGATGA